A section of the Dendrosporobacter quercicolus genome encodes:
- a CDS encoding ABC transporter substrate-binding protein, translated as MKKTMLLVITALLVLFAGCSNDKNPDSHSSAGEPQLRIGLMPDVDSIPFIIAREKGYFKEEGLSVTLEQFKSAMERDSALQSGKLDGVISDMLAQAFAKAGGFDTVITSLTTGSYKLVVNKNEPAQAVQDLKNKTVAISQNTIIDYVTDKIVSDGGLAAADIHKLVIPQIPARLEMLKNGKVAAATLPEPMATIAVKHGAKVVQSSEQLALNPGVLIFTTQSVNEKEAEIRAMYRAYRKAIDYLATEPVENYIDLLIAQGGFPDDVKGALVLPEYKQPAAPQHKDIDDVIAWLQARDLIPAKYQYDDLVDSRFVR; from the coding sequence ATGAAAAAAACAATGCTGTTAGTCATTACTGCTTTGCTGGTGCTTTTTGCAGGCTGCAGTAATGATAAGAATCCGGACAGTCACTCCAGCGCGGGAGAACCGCAGCTTAGGATTGGTCTAATGCCGGACGTTGATTCTATTCCGTTTATTATTGCCCGGGAAAAGGGGTATTTTAAAGAAGAAGGCTTATCAGTGACGCTGGAGCAGTTTAAAAGCGCCATGGAACGGGACAGCGCTTTGCAAAGCGGCAAATTGGACGGGGTTATTTCGGATATGCTGGCCCAGGCCTTTGCGAAAGCCGGCGGTTTTGACACGGTAATTACTTCACTGACAACAGGGAGTTATAAACTGGTTGTGAATAAAAATGAACCGGCGCAAGCGGTTCAGGACCTGAAGAACAAAACGGTGGCGATTTCCCAAAATACAATTATTGACTATGTAACAGATAAAATTGTAAGTGACGGGGGTTTGGCGGCAGCCGATATTCATAAGCTTGTTATCCCGCAAATTCCAGCCCGCCTTGAGATGCTGAAAAACGGCAAAGTAGCTGCGGCCACCCTGCCGGAGCCGATGGCGACAATTGCCGTTAAACACGGGGCCAAGGTCGTGCAAAGCTCCGAGCAGCTAGCGTTGAATCCCGGCGTGTTAATATTCACCACCCAGTCGGTGAATGAAAAAGAGGCGGAAATCAGGGCCATGTACCGGGCTTATCGTAAAGCGATTGACTATCTGGCAACAGAACCGGTGGAAAACTATATTGATCTATTGATTGCGCAGGGCGGTTTCCCTGATGATGTTAAAGGTGCGCTGGTTCTGCCGGAGTATAAACAACCGGCCGCACCGCAGCACAAGGACATTGATGATGTCATCGCCTGGCTACAGGCCAGAGACCTTATACCGGCAAAGTATCAATACGATGACCTGGTTGATTCCCGTTTTGTAAGGTGA
- a CDS encoding ABC transporter ATP-binding protein: MIRIKHLNLSYSAGGRCYDVLKDINLEIAAGETCAIIGPSGCGKSTLLKILAGIITEIDGIVEIAGQQVRPKQQKIGFIPQNYGLLAWKNVYDNILLGAKIKGMNLDGQEDGLASMMQLLGLKGLEYRYPGELSGGQQQRVALARAFLLNPDLLLMDEPFSALDALTREDIQQVFLNVWRGHSTATVLVTHHMEEAVYLGRKIVIMSAGPGTISNIVENPLFGVADIRSKPEFFQLCIELRKMVKKDWAK, encoded by the coding sequence ATGATCAGGATTAAACATCTGAATCTTTCCTACTCCGCCGGAGGCCGTTGTTATGATGTGCTTAAAGATATTAATCTGGAGATTGCCGCAGGCGAAACCTGCGCTATTATTGGCCCGTCCGGCTGCGGTAAATCAACGCTGCTGAAAATCCTGGCCGGAATCATTACCGAGATTGACGGTATTGTTGAAATTGCGGGGCAGCAGGTCAGGCCAAAGCAACAAAAAATTGGCTTTATCCCCCAGAACTATGGCTTGCTGGCCTGGAAAAATGTCTATGATAATATTCTTCTGGGGGCAAAAATCAAAGGGATGAACCTTGACGGCCAGGAGGACGGTCTGGCTTCAATGATGCAGCTGCTGGGACTCAAGGGATTGGAATACCGCTATCCCGGAGAATTAAGCGGCGGCCAGCAGCAGCGGGTTGCCCTGGCCAGAGCCTTTTTGCTGAACCCTGACCTGTTGTTGATGGATGAGCCATTTTCGGCGTTGGATGCTCTGACCAGGGAAGACATTCAGCAGGTATTTTTAAATGTATGGCGCGGCCATTCCACCGCGACCGTTCTGGTCACTCATCATATGGAGGAAGCCGTTTATTTAGGACGGAAAATTGTCATTATGTCGGCAGGGCCGGGGACAATCAGCAATATTGTTGAAAACCCGCTGTTTGGTGTGGCGGATATCCGGAGCAAGCCGGAGTTTTTTCAATTATGTATTGAACTACGGAAGATGGTAAAAAAGGATTGGGCAAAGTGA
- a CDS encoding ABC transporter permease, which translates to MKKIGTGVWYIYGTVIFVAAWQLCAAAIDLPVIPYPAAVWNNLISIFMTKIAIHSFYSLWRILAGVVLAVILGIPLGLCMGYFPNWDRYLSPIVYLTYPIPKIALLPVFMLLFGLGEAAKVLMLFLIIVFQVIIAVRDGVKSIPRETYYPLYSLGAGFMDVFLNVLIPASMPKFLTALRVAMATAISVLFFTETFGTNYGMGYFIMDAWMRVNYLEMYSGIAVLSNIGLILFGCIDYVERKMCSWQYK; encoded by the coding sequence GTGAAGAAAATAGGAACAGGCGTTTGGTATATTTACGGCACCGTTATTTTTGTCGCCGCCTGGCAGTTATGCGCCGCGGCGATTGACTTGCCTGTTATTCCTTACCCCGCCGCGGTATGGAACAACCTAATCAGTATTTTCATGACCAAAATTGCTATTCATAGTTTTTACAGCTTGTGGCGAATTCTGGCCGGGGTTGTTTTGGCAGTTATTCTTGGCATTCCTTTGGGTTTATGCATGGGCTATTTTCCGAATTGGGACCGCTATTTGTCGCCAATTGTTTATTTGACTTACCCTATTCCCAAGATCGCTCTTTTACCTGTATTCATGCTGCTGTTTGGCCTGGGAGAAGCGGCAAAGGTGCTGATGCTTTTCCTGATTATTGTTTTCCAGGTGATCATTGCTGTGCGGGACGGTGTAAAAAGTATTCCCAGAGAAACCTACTATCCGCTCTATTCCCTGGGCGCCGGTTTTATGGATGTTTTTCTGAATGTGCTTATTCCCGCTTCAATGCCGAAATTTTTGACAGCACTGCGGGTTGCAATGGCAACGGCAATATCAGTCTTGTTTTTTACGGAGACGTTTGGTACAAATTACGGTATGGGCTATTTTATCATGGATGCATGGATGCGCGTAAATTACCTGGAAATGTATTCGGGCATTGCTGTTTTAAGCAATATTGGGCTGATTTTATTTGGCTGTATTGATTATGTGGAAAGAAAAATGTGCAGTTGGCAATACAAATGA
- a CDS encoding DMT family transporter: MKVSCQQPQAGQLVSRSVIVMLTAVIILWGINVIMIKYLVNYFPPLALAGIRISIAAAFLMPVSLWRYGPAIPPLSSWLPICGVALSSIFLHQIALSWGLTATSATHSVLILALNPLLTTLLASLLVSEPLSWNKISGVLTGLSGILLIVFHRADADTSSLLGDGVVFLATVTYVLGSLCVKKGTQSLPPLMITAYSHVLAAAGLMVSGAFLNAEWMYAGALNLPPLACLFFSAMICTGLATIWWNTAIHHVGASTTALFINGQPVIGVFGSALFLGEQLAWQHFAALLLVILGVSLGTGIVARFIRPSVYKRAARS, encoded by the coding sequence ATGAAGGTAAGCTGCCAGCAACCCCAGGCAGGACAACTGGTATCGCGGTCAGTTATTGTTATGCTGACTGCCGTGATTATTCTGTGGGGTATTAATGTCATTATGATTAAGTATCTTGTCAATTATTTTCCGCCGCTGGCGTTGGCGGGAATCAGGATCAGCATAGCCGCCGCTTTTCTTATGCCGGTAAGCTTGTGGCGTTACGGGCCGGCCATTCCGCCGCTAAGCTCGTGGCTGCCGATTTGCGGTGTCGCTTTATCGTCAATTTTTTTACACCAAATAGCATTATCCTGGGGATTAACCGCGACCAGCGCTACTCATTCCGTACTGATTTTAGCGCTTAATCCGCTGCTGACCACGCTGCTGGCCAGCCTGTTGGTAAGCGAGCCTTTAAGCTGGAACAAAATCAGCGGGGTTTTAACCGGTTTAAGCGGGATTTTGCTGATTGTATTCCATCGGGCTGATGCCGATACTTCCAGCTTGCTGGGGGATGGCGTGGTTTTTCTGGCAACGGTCACGTACGTTCTGGGCTCATTGTGTGTCAAGAAAGGCACTCAATCGCTGCCGCCGCTGATGATCACCGCCTATAGCCATGTATTGGCGGCTGCGGGTTTAATGGTCAGCGGCGCCTTCCTGAATGCCGAGTGGATGTACGCCGGTGCTTTGAACCTGCCGCCGCTGGCGTGCCTGTTTTTTTCGGCCATGATTTGCACCGGGCTGGCAACCATCTGGTGGAATACCGCCATCCATCATGTCGGCGCGTCTACCACGGCTTTGTTTATTAACGGGCAGCCGGTGATTGGCGTGTTCGGGTCGGCCTTGTTTCTGGGCGAGCAGTTGGCGTGGCAGCATTTTGCCGCTTTACTGCTGGTTATCCTGGGCGTAAGTCTGGGGACCGGAATTGTCGCCAGATTTATCAGGCCTTCGGTTTATAAGAGGGCTGCCAGGAGCTGA
- a CDS encoding sodium:solute symporter family protein — MNIPLIIVSIYIALLFIISYYAKKRAAGSSTNYVLAGRRLTTPLITVSIVGLAVGGASTIGVAEQAYKVGLSAGWYTTAWGIGAIVMGMLVAKKYRELNITTIPELLGRYYDKKGMIAGVACQIVIQLVVMSLQYIAGGSILHALVPEVFTFTSGILTSAAVFIGITAIGGMWSASLCNVLNVSLKYIGIILAVVFCITRGGGIENIKVQLPANVPYFDLFDGVGLWGILSWIIVLVTVNLSLQSIIQISLGAKDVQTARRGFIIGGLMMLPIGFVSAMLGVIAKTMFPDASPALALPMTIMSLNPVLAGITLAALWAADVSTACSLLLSSATLFSQDIYKKFINPAVSEKQFLAVTKGSVLVLGLLTLVFAMTISGIINTLMIGLSLTAAFSAIVLFTLFAPQLCRKNSAFYTILTGLAVLILWQTVPAVRVFPHVIYLEWLACVGAFLLTYVLDQVPISSWQPSYKPKA; from the coding sequence ATGAATATCCCATTGATCATTGTCTCAATTTACATTGCCTTATTATTTATTATCAGCTATTATGCAAAAAAACGGGCGGCCGGCAGTTCAACCAACTATGTCCTGGCCGGCCGCCGGTTAACCACTCCCTTAATTACGGTATCCATTGTCGGCCTGGCTGTTGGCGGGGCATCAACCATCGGCGTGGCTGAGCAGGCCTATAAAGTTGGCCTGTCGGCGGGCTGGTATACTACCGCCTGGGGCATCGGCGCCATTGTCATGGGAATGCTTGTCGCCAAAAAATACCGGGAATTGAATATCACCACCATTCCTGAACTGCTGGGCCGTTACTATGATAAGAAAGGCATGATTGCCGGCGTAGCCTGCCAGATTGTCATTCAATTGGTCGTTATGTCCTTGCAGTACATTGCCGGCGGCAGTATACTGCACGCTCTTGTTCCGGAGGTTTTCACCTTCACCTCCGGCATACTGACAAGCGCAGCGGTATTTATCGGCATTACCGCGATCGGCGGTATGTGGTCAGCCAGCTTATGCAATGTTCTAAATGTCAGTTTGAAATATATCGGAATTATCCTGGCCGTAGTTTTCTGTATAACCCGGGGCGGCGGCATAGAAAATATAAAAGTCCAGCTTCCCGCCAATGTACCGTATTTTGACCTGTTCGACGGCGTTGGCCTGTGGGGCATTTTGAGCTGGATTATTGTGCTGGTTACGGTTAATTTATCCTTGCAAAGCATTATTCAAATTTCACTTGGCGCCAAAGACGTCCAAACTGCTCGCCGGGGTTTTATCATCGGCGGTTTAATGATGCTGCCGATCGGCTTTGTCAGCGCCATGCTGGGTGTTATCGCCAAAACGATGTTTCCCGACGCCAGTCCGGCGCTGGCCCTGCCAATGACCATCATGTCGCTCAATCCGGTATTGGCCGGCATCACGCTGGCTGCGCTATGGGCGGCTGACGTATCAACCGCCTGCAGCTTATTGCTCAGCTCAGCCACCTTATTTTCTCAGGATATTTATAAAAAGTTTATTAACCCGGCAGTAAGCGAAAAGCAGTTTCTGGCCGTAACCAAAGGGTCGGTACTCGTGCTGGGACTATTAACCCTGGTTTTCGCCATGACCATCAGCGGTATTATTAATACCTTAATGATTGGTCTTAGTCTTACCGCCGCTTTCAGCGCGATCGTTTTATTTACCCTGTTCGCCCCGCAATTATGCCGGAAAAATTCGGCCTTTTATACCATTTTGACTGGTTTGGCTGTGCTCATTCTCTGGCAAACCGTCCCGGCAGTCCGCGTTTTCCCCCATGTGATTTATCTGGAATGGCTGGCCTGCGTGGGCGCTTTCCTGCTGACTTACGTCCTTGACCAAGTGCCGATCAGCTCCTGGCAGCCCTCTTATAAACCGAAGGCCTGA
- a CDS encoding LytR/AlgR family response regulator transcription factor, with product MLKVSLDEITALETVNRKVAVYLLDKTIYYTGKLTELSEQFPRNMFIRCHQSFALNIRNIRELNKSHAVAVNGKVIPVSRSHLKSVQKAFLEWLGS from the coding sequence TTGCTGAAGGTTTCCCTGGACGAGATTACAGCTCTGGAAACAGTCAACAGGAAAGTAGCCGTTTATCTTCTTGACAAAACCATCTATTATACCGGCAAGCTGACCGAGCTGTCGGAGCAATTTCCCCGAAACATGTTCATACGCTGCCACCAGAGTTTTGCCCTGAACATTAGAAATATCCGTGAACTGAATAAAAGTCATGCCGTTGCAGTCAATGGCAAAGTCATTCCGGTCAGCCGCAGTCATCTAAAGTCGGTTCAAAAGGCATTTCTGGAATGGCTGGGCAGCTGA
- a CDS encoding sensor histidine kinase, with protein sequence MVEQRTTLRQLCLQYTNLAVDDISELEEMAAKLQFIAELTGTDIFIDALSKNGVDAIVLAWAYAKGNRSLYRSSVVGEMAYAASEPAVYQTFSTGKIARNIRGVSQEGVPIAQTVTPLFNTAGDMIGVLIMEKDISAEVYQEEQVEFLSRTAEHLSRSLMALTMTGWGWEEWLGNGIFVLNHKGEITYANKHAARLSGQLGGEEVLGKSFIAALPFTSLHDLAEGLKNPINFEFDDACYVVQAHPLIAGGELSGCVVSLQDVTELRQKERQLDMQSAIIQEINHRVKNTLQNVVSLLRLQMNRSKLEPVQQEFTACINRILSIARVHEVFAYQPWDCIDLQELAEYVLAKVVESQRLPAQTVNTQVLGQHIIISAAQAVPVGLVLNELVTNALKHGIKLAAYGEINVIIEQQQQEVRLTVSNDGCKPQQSPELIKNNKLGLYIVRLLICEQLGGVFDLRRENGATIAQVSFPLSSKEEEV encoded by the coding sequence ATGGTTGAACAAAGAACCACGCTTCGTCAGTTATGTTTGCAATATACCAATTTGGCTGTCGATGATATCAGCGAACTGGAGGAAATGGCCGCTAAGCTGCAGTTTATTGCCGAATTAACCGGAACCGATATTTTTATTGATGCATTGAGCAAAAATGGCGTGGATGCAATTGTGCTGGCCTGGGCTTACGCCAAGGGCAACCGTTCACTGTACCGCAGCAGTGTTGTTGGTGAAATGGCTTATGCAGCCAGTGAACCGGCAGTCTACCAGACGTTTTCCACAGGAAAGATCGCCAGGAATATTCGCGGCGTAAGCCAGGAGGGCGTCCCGATTGCGCAAACGGTAACGCCGCTGTTCAACACCGCCGGGGACATGATTGGCGTACTCATTATGGAAAAGGATATTTCCGCTGAAGTTTACCAGGAAGAACAGGTGGAGTTTTTAAGCCGTACGGCAGAGCATTTGAGCCGGTCGCTGATGGCGCTCACCATGACTGGCTGGGGGTGGGAAGAGTGGCTGGGCAATGGCATTTTTGTGCTGAATCATAAAGGCGAAATAACTTATGCCAATAAACATGCCGCCCGCCTATCCGGCCAACTTGGCGGAGAAGAAGTTCTGGGGAAATCGTTTATTGCCGCTTTGCCGTTTACCTCGCTGCACGACTTGGCGGAAGGACTGAAAAATCCGATTAATTTCGAATTTGACGATGCCTGTTATGTGGTTCAGGCCCATCCCCTGATCGCGGGGGGAGAACTCAGCGGCTGCGTTGTTTCATTGCAGGATGTAACCGAATTGCGCCAAAAAGAGCGTCAGCTGGATATGCAAAGTGCTATTATTCAGGAAATCAATCATCGTGTTAAGAATACACTGCAAAATGTTGTTTCCTTATTGCGGCTCCAAATGAACCGTTCTAAGCTGGAACCGGTTCAGCAGGAGTTTACGGCCTGCATTAACCGGATTTTATCTATTGCCAGGGTTCATGAGGTTTTTGCCTATCAACCCTGGGATTGCATTGATTTACAGGAACTGGCCGAATATGTTTTAGCCAAGGTTGTTGAGAGTCAGCGGTTGCCTGCTCAAACGGTCAACACGCAGGTTTTGGGGCAGCATATTATTATTTCCGCCGCTCAGGCGGTACCGGTCGGCCTGGTATTAAACGAGCTGGTTACCAATGCCTTAAAGCATGGAATAAAGCTTGCCGCTTATGGTGAGATTAACGTTATTATTGAGCAACAGCAGCAAGAGGTCCGCCTGACAGTGTCAAACGACGGCTGCAAGCCTCAGCAATCTCCTGAACTGATAAAAAATAATAAACTTGGCCTGTATATTGTTCGTTTGTTAATTTGTGAACAGCTGGGCGGAGTATTTGACTTGCGTCGTGAAAATGGCGCGACCATTGCCCAGGTTTCTTTTCCGTTGAGCAGCAAGGAGGAGGAAGTATGA
- a CDS encoding ANTAR domain-containing response regulator: protein MKPLSILLVEDEVLIRVDIKEMLERAGHVVAAECGDGLKAVELARQVAPELVLMDIMIPGLDGLEVAKVMHQSNIPVVILTAYGQPNFIKRAENVHVYGYVIKPLSEQNLLATVHIAYSRWQEFCRVNNELREIKEKLAGLQTIARARAIIQDQLGISAQDAHKRLLREAMRQRVTVTAFAAEIITNKKN from the coding sequence ATGAAACCGTTATCTATTCTGCTGGTTGAAGATGAAGTGTTAATCCGGGTAGATATTAAAGAAATGCTGGAGCGGGCCGGACATGTTGTGGCCGCTGAATGCGGCGATGGCTTAAAGGCGGTGGAGCTGGCCAGGCAGGTTGCTCCGGAACTGGTTCTCATGGATATTATGATACCTGGGTTGGATGGTCTGGAAGTGGCTAAAGTGATGCATCAAAGCAATATCCCGGTTGTCATCCTGACGGCCTATGGGCAGCCTAATTTTATTAAGCGAGCCGAAAACGTCCATGTTTATGGTTATGTGATAAAACCCTTATCCGAACAAAATTTGCTGGCCACAGTCCATATTGCGTATAGCCGCTGGCAGGAATTTTGCCGGGTAAATAATGAGTTGCGGGAAATAAAAGAGAAACTGGCCGGGCTGCAGACGATTGCCCGGGCCAGAGCGATCATTCAGGACCAGCTGGGTATTTCCGCTCAGGACGCACACAAAAGGCTGCTCAGGGAAGCCATGCGCCAGCGGGTGACCGTTACGGCGTTTGCCGCAGAAATCATAACAAATAAAAAAAATTAA
- the eat gene encoding ethanolamine permease, with translation MMKNDLVVKNSSEKTAAAPGANLSRVLKPVHLWALAVGLVISGNYFGWSYGFGAGGVIGLALALVPVTVFYVTFILSYSELATAIPHAGGPSAYARRGLGKFWGYISGISCLIEFIFAPPAIALAVGGYIHHIFPGIPVMSATVLAFILFIFINFWGMKVSATFELIVTIVALAGLVIYWCLALPHFELARVMSEPLLPNGFSGVMAAVPFAIWFYLAIEGGAMAAEEMVNPQKDISIGFLSGMGTLMIMAFLTLFLTAGIADVKLIETVDFPLPMALSGIYGEGSFWVLLINFIGLFGLVASLHGIIVGYSRQTYAMARSGYLPKFMAYIHPKHRTPVWGLIIPGIIGLGAALTGLTDVVITISVFGSVIMYLISLISLFALRIKEPGLKRPFKVAYPVIPVISLSMAVFCLGSLFYTSSDALFSVLVVYAVAVIYYFIWGNKNIRPFEEEFGVLKELDE, from the coding sequence ATGATGAAAAATGATTTAGTTGTGAAAAATAGCAGTGAAAAAACGGCGGCAGCGCCGGGCGCCAATTTATCGCGGGTGCTAAAACCGGTGCATTTGTGGGCGCTGGCGGTTGGATTAGTTATATCCGGCAATTATTTTGGCTGGAGTTATGGTTTTGGCGCAGGCGGGGTGATCGGACTGGCGCTGGCATTGGTTCCGGTAACCGTTTTTTACGTAACCTTCATTTTGTCTTATTCCGAGCTGGCGACAGCCATTCCGCATGCCGGCGGGCCGTCAGCTTATGCCCGGCGGGGACTGGGCAAGTTTTGGGGGTACATCAGCGGCATCAGTTGCTTGATTGAATTTATCTTTGCGCCTCCGGCGATTGCTTTGGCAGTCGGTGGTTATATTCATCATATTTTTCCCGGGATCCCGGTAATGTCGGCAACGGTGCTGGCGTTTATCTTATTTATTTTTATTAATTTCTGGGGAATGAAAGTGTCCGCAACGTTTGAGCTCATTGTAACAATTGTCGCTTTAGCAGGTCTGGTTATCTACTGGTGCCTGGCGTTGCCGCATTTTGAACTGGCCAGGGTAATGAGCGAGCCTCTCCTGCCCAACGGGTTTAGCGGCGTAATGGCGGCAGTCCCTTTTGCCATTTGGTTTTACCTGGCAATTGAGGGGGGCGCAATGGCGGCTGAGGAAATGGTGAATCCGCAAAAAGATATTTCCATCGGATTTTTAAGCGGTATGGGAACCTTAATGATTATGGCATTTCTGACTTTGTTTCTTACGGCTGGAATTGCTGATGTTAAGCTGATTGAAACAGTTGACTTTCCTTTGCCAATGGCGCTTAGCGGGATTTACGGGGAAGGGTCGTTCTGGGTTCTGTTGATTAACTTTATTGGCTTGTTTGGTTTGGTTGCATCTTTGCATGGCATTATTGTAGGGTATTCACGGCAAACTTATGCGATGGCGCGGAGCGGTTATCTGCCTAAATTCATGGCTTATATTCATCCCAAGCACCGCACGCCGGTCTGGGGACTGATCATTCCCGGTATTATCGGCCTTGGCGCTGCACTGACCGGCCTGACTGATGTGGTGATTACGATCTCGGTATTTGGTTCGGTCATTATGTATCTGATCAGTCTGATCAGTTTATTTGCACTGAGAATCAAAGAACCTGGACTGAAGCGTCCGTTTAAAGTAGCTTATCCGGTTATACCGGTGATCAGTTTGAGTATGGCTGTGTTTTGTCTGGGCAGCTTATTTTATACTTCCAGTGATGCGCTGTTCTCTGTTTTGGTAGTGTATGCCGTAGCTGTTATTTACTATTTTATCTGGGGCAACAAAAATATTCGTCCGTTTGAGGAGGAGTTTGGCGTATTAAAAGAACTTGACGAATAG
- a CDS encoding ethanolamine ammonia-lyase reactivating factor EutA, with product MISEFLSVGIDIGTTTTQVIFSQIAVQNKTSSLAIPEVEIAKTTVIYKSKIYFTPLVSREIIDLDSLKVLVNREYGLAGIQKGDIATGAIMITGETARKDNAREVLRVLSGFAGDFVVATAGPDLEGILAGFGAGAAEQSQNTTASVLNFDIGGGTANAAIFSDGEAVDCFALNIGGRLIQLDSNGRITYISEKIKPVAQCLKLDLKIGVRPEFKALKSLTDFLAEGIAAICENKPLHEKIAGLFINHGAKGLTAAYRMFSGGVAEFIYREADISTLAKVGQFGDIGPLLGQSIRHAFVQYGNRLLTPREKIRATVVGAGSHSIRISGSTIVIDEAILPLQNIPVIRICEADYSYDSLCREIRSKHKLYQAVNAAIAFKGPVCPAYTQIKALATAIVAANAHSSEPIIVIVEHDFAKALGQTIKIMVKESKKVICLDKIKVDCGDYIDIGRPVANVVPVVVKTLVFKS from the coding sequence GTGATAAGTGAATTTTTAAGTGTGGGCATTGATATTGGCACAACAACTACACAGGTCATTTTCAGCCAAATTGCAGTGCAAAACAAGACTTCATCCCTGGCAATTCCAGAGGTTGAAATTGCGAAAACAACAGTGATTTATAAAAGCAAGATTTACTTTACCCCTTTGGTTTCCCGGGAGATCATTGACCTGGACAGCCTAAAAGTTTTAGTGAACAGGGAATATGGGTTAGCCGGTATTCAAAAAGGGGATATTGCCACAGGCGCGATTATGATTACCGGTGAAACAGCGCGCAAGGACAATGCCCGGGAGGTTTTACGGGTATTGTCCGGTTTTGCCGGAGATTTTGTCGTAGCTACCGCAGGTCCTGATTTGGAAGGAATTCTGGCCGGCTTTGGCGCCGGGGCAGCTGAGCAGTCGCAGAATACCACTGCCAGTGTGCTTAATTTTGACATTGGCGGCGGAACGGCCAATGCTGCAATATTTTCTGATGGCGAGGCAGTGGACTGTTTTGCCCTGAATATTGGCGGCAGATTAATTCAGCTTGATTCCAATGGCCGGATTACGTATATTTCTGAAAAGATCAAGCCGGTGGCCCAATGTTTGAAACTGGATTTGAAAATTGGCGTCAGACCGGAATTTAAGGCATTAAAGTCTCTAACCGATTTTTTGGCTGAGGGAATTGCGGCTATTTGTGAAAATAAGCCGCTTCATGAGAAAATTGCCGGTTTGTTTATTAATCATGGCGCGAAAGGCCTGACTGCGGCCTACCGGATGTTTTCCGGCGGTGTGGCGGAGTTTATTTATCGTGAAGCAGATATTTCGACTTTAGCGAAAGTGGGCCAATTTGGCGATATCGGTCCGCTGCTTGGTCAGTCGATTCGTCATGCGTTTGTCCAATATGGCAACCGGTTATTGACGCCAAGAGAGAAAATCAGGGCAACCGTAGTTGGTGCAGGCAGCCACTCCATAAGAATAAGCGGCAGTACGATCGTCATTGATGAAGCTATTTTACCGCTGCAGAACATTCCGGTTATTCGCATCTGCGAGGCTGATTATTCGTACGACAGCCTATGCCGGGAAATCAGATCAAAACACAAACTGTATCAGGCGGTCAATGCTGCGATTGCCTTCAAAGGACCTGTTTGTCCTGCTTACACCCAAATAAAGGCGCTGGCAACAGCGATTGTAGCGGCTAATGCGCATAGCAGCGAACCAATTATTGTGATCGTTGAACATGATTTCGCCAAAGCGCTGGGGCAGACAATAAAGATTATGGTAAAAGAATCCAAAAAAGTTATTTGTTTAGACAAGATAAAAGTTGATTGCGGTGATTACATTGATATTGGCCGGCCGGTAGCCAATGTTGTGCCGGTGGTTGTCAAAACACTGGTATTTAAAAGTTAA